A single region of the Eulemur rufifrons isolate Redbay chromosome 8, OSU_ERuf_1, whole genome shotgun sequence genome encodes:
- the LOC138389885 gene encoding T-cell surface glycoprotein CD1b-like, protein MLLLPFQLLAVLFPGGDSEDAFQGPTSFHVTQISSFANSTSAQHQGAGWLDDLQIHGWDSDSGTAILLKPWSKGNISDEEFAELQEIFRVYFFGFTQEIQQRASEFRMEYPIEIQGIAGCELHSGSSIISFLRGALGGLNFLSFENDTCVPAPEGGSSAHYVCKLITQYQGVIDTVKKLLFETCPRYLLGVLDAGKAELKRQVRPEAWLSSGPSPGPGRLLLVCHVSGFYPKPVWVRWMRGEQEQPGTQHSDLLPNADWTWYLQVTLDVAAGEEAGLSCRVKHSSLEGQDIILHWGHRISIGLIFLAIIVPSLILLLCLALWYMRRRSYQDIP, encoded by the exons ATGCTGCTTCTGCCATTTCAATTGTTAGCAGTTCTCTTCCCAGGTGGTGACAGTGAGGATG CCTTCCAGGGACCAACCTCTTTCCATGTCACCCAGATCTCATCCTTCGCCAACAGCACCTCGGCACAGCATCAAGGTGCAGGCTGGTTGGATGATTTGCAGATTCATGGTTGGGACAGTGACTCGGGCACTGCAATACTCCTGAAGCCCTGGTCCAAGGGCAACATCAGTGATGAGGAGTTTGCTGAGCTGCAGGAGATATTTCGAGTCTACTTTTTTGGATTTACTCAAGAAATACAGCAGCGTGCCAGTGAATTCCGGATGGAAT ACCCCATTGAGATCCAGGGCATAGCAGGCTGTGAGCTACATTCTGGAAGTTCCATAATAAGCTTCTTGAGGGGAGCTTTAGGAGGATTGAATTTCCTTAGCTTCGAGAATGATACATGTGTGCCTGCCCCAGAGGGCGGCAGCAGTGCACATTATGTCTGCAAACTAATCACGCAATATCAAGGTGTCATCGATACAGTGAAGAAGCTCCTCTTTGAAACCTGCCCCCGATATCTCTTGGGCGTCCTCGATGCAGGGAAGGCAGAGCTGAAAAGGCAAG TGAGGCCCGAGGCCTGGCTGTCCAGTGGCCCCAGTCCCGGGCCTGGCCGTCTGCTGCTGGTATGCCATGTCTCAGGATTCTACCCAAAGCCTGTGTGGGTGAGGTGGATGCGGGGTGAGCAGGAGCAGCCGGGCACTCAGCACAGTGACCTCCTGCCCAACGCTGACTGGACATGGTATCTTCAAGTGACCCTGGATGTGgcagctggggaggaggctggccTGTCTTGTCGGGTGAAGCACAGCAGTCTAGAGGGCCAGGACATCATCCTCCACTGGG GACACCGCATCTCCATTGGCTTGATCTTTTTGGCAATAATAGTGCCCTCTTTGATCCTTTTGCTGTGCCTTGCATTATGGTATATGAGGCGTCG GTCATATCAGGATATCCCCTGA